The following proteins are co-located in the Fimbriiglobus ruber genome:
- a CDS encoding putative hydro-lyase: MSSLRHATGLDVRRACQRGELTGPTPGLALGFVQANLVLLPKDWAFDFLLFCQRNPKPCPLLDVTEAGNPEPALAAPGADLRTDLPAYRVWRDGELVDEPTDLRGVWRDDLVGFLIGCSFTFESALIEDGIPVRHIEQGVNVPMYRTSIDCVPAGRFRGPMVVSMRPLTPPDTLRATQICAKYPRVHGAPVHFGSPEAIGITNIQKPDYGDPVEIRAGEAPVFWACGVTPQAVLARAKPPFAITHKPGHMFVTDWHDRDLEGDNSPRIARS; encoded by the coding sequence ATGAGCAGCTTGCGCCACGCCACCGGTTTGGACGTCCGCCGTGCGTGCCAGCGTGGTGAGTTAACGGGTCCGACCCCCGGCCTCGCCCTCGGCTTCGTTCAGGCGAACCTAGTTCTGCTCCCGAAAGATTGGGCGTTCGATTTCCTGCTCTTTTGCCAGCGCAACCCCAAGCCGTGCCCTCTGCTCGACGTGACGGAAGCCGGCAACCCGGAGCCCGCTTTGGCCGCGCCGGGCGCTGACTTGCGTACTGATCTCCCGGCTTACCGCGTCTGGCGGGATGGTGAACTGGTTGATGAGCCGACCGACCTTCGTGGAGTCTGGCGTGACGACTTGGTCGGGTTCCTCATCGGCTGTTCGTTCACTTTTGAAAGTGCCTTGATCGAAGACGGCATTCCGGTCCGTCACATCGAACAGGGTGTCAACGTGCCGATGTATCGCACGTCCATCGACTGTGTCCCGGCCGGCCGGTTCCGCGGGCCGATGGTCGTTTCGATGCGTCCACTCACCCCGCCCGACACGCTCCGCGCGACGCAAATCTGCGCGAAATATCCGCGCGTACACGGGGCGCCGGTCCACTTCGGAAGCCCCGAAGCGATCGGCATTACGAACATCCAAAAGCCCGATTATGGCGACCCCGTTGAGATTCGCGCCGGCGAAGCGCCCGTCTTCTGGGCGTGTGGTGTCACACCTCAAGCAGTACTGGCCCGCGCGAAGCCGCCGTTCGCGATTACGCACAAGCCGGGGCACATGTTCGTCACCGACTGGCACGACCGGGACCTCGAAGGCGACAACTCGCCTCGAATTGCCAGAAGTTGA
- a CDS encoding Gfo/Idh/MocA family protein produces MSKRKAPNAVSRRGFLQASAAAAATGALVTPAVHAAGNDMLKIALVGCGGRGSGAAANALQADPNVKLVAACDIFPDRLHEGVKNLKTSYPDKVDVPEANQFTGFDGYKGAIDAADVVILATSPGFRPLHLAYAVEKGKHIFMEKPHAADATGVRSVIESAKLAQQKGLSLVSGFCYRYDPFKREAVKRIHDGQIGKVTTIHTTFLTGELWFRGQNKEWSEMEYQIRNWYYYTWLSGDFIVEQAIHNVDKAHWVMGELPVAATGMGGRQVRTDPKYGNIWDNFTVVYEYASGAKVFLQCRQTAGCYSDNNDHIIGTKGSGQLMKHTLTTDGVTWKHPGEHDFGKMYQIEHNEMFAGIRAGKPLNDGIESAYSTLMGIMGREAAYSGQRITWKQMLESKQNLMPKEFAWGANKVPSVAMPGKGYKFA; encoded by the coding sequence ATGTCGAAGCGCAAAGCGCCTAACGCGGTGTCCCGCCGCGGTTTTCTTCAAGCGTCGGCTGCCGCGGCGGCGACCGGTGCGCTAGTGACTCCGGCCGTCCACGCCGCCGGAAATGACATGCTCAAGATCGCCTTGGTGGGGTGTGGCGGGCGCGGGAGCGGGGCCGCGGCCAACGCGCTCCAGGCCGACCCGAACGTGAAGCTCGTCGCCGCCTGCGACATCTTCCCGGACCGCCTCCACGAGGGGGTCAAAAACCTCAAAACGTCTTACCCGGACAAGGTCGACGTCCCGGAAGCCAACCAGTTCACCGGCTTCGACGGCTACAAAGGGGCGATCGACGCGGCCGACGTCGTCATCCTCGCCACCTCGCCCGGCTTCCGCCCGCTTCACCTCGCGTACGCGGTCGAGAAGGGCAAGCACATCTTCATGGAAAAGCCCCACGCGGCCGACGCGACTGGGGTTCGGTCCGTGATCGAGTCGGCCAAGCTCGCCCAGCAAAAGGGGTTGAGCCTGGTCAGTGGGTTCTGCTACCGGTACGACCCGTTCAAGCGTGAAGCGGTCAAGCGGATTCACGACGGACAGATCGGCAAAGTGACCACGATTCACACCACGTTCCTGACCGGCGAACTCTGGTTCCGCGGGCAGAACAAGGAGTGGTCGGAGATGGAGTACCAGATCCGCAACTGGTACTACTACACCTGGCTGTCCGGCGACTTCATCGTCGAGCAAGCGATTCACAACGTCGATAAGGCCCACTGGGTCATGGGCGAACTCCCCGTCGCGGCCACCGGCATGGGCGGCCGACAGGTCCGGACCGACCCGAAGTACGGCAACATCTGGGACAACTTCACCGTCGTGTACGAATACGCGAGTGGGGCGAAGGTGTTCCTGCAGTGCCGCCAGACGGCCGGGTGCTACAGCGACAACAACGACCACATCATCGGGACTAAGGGGTCCGGTCAGTTGATGAAGCACACCCTGACGACCGACGGCGTGACCTGGAAGCACCCGGGCGAACACGACTTCGGCAAGATGTACCAGATCGAACACAACGAGATGTTCGCCGGCATTCGGGCGGGCAAGCCGCTCAACGACGGCATCGAATCCGCGTACAGCACGCTCATGGGCATCATGGGCCGCGAAGCCGCGTATAGCGGTCAGCGGATCACCTGGAAGCAGATGCTCGAATCCAAGCAAAACCTGATGCCGAAGGAATTCGCCTGGGGCGCCAATAAAGTGCCTTCGGTCGCCATGCCGGGCAAAGGCTATAAGTTCGCGTAA
- a CDS encoding sugar phosphate isomerase/epimerase family protein: MTTRRAFLRATAGATFVAATGIAFAEDKPAKPKLKKAVKYGMMSGIKGSPTDKFNAIKKFGFQGVEIDSPSGLKLDEVVAARDATGILIHGVIDSVHWNKTLSNPDEKVRAEGLAALRGALKDAKTVGADTALLVPGVVNKDVTYEQCWERSTAEVKKALEDAEKAGVKIAIEVVWNNFITKPEQLVEYIDQFKSPWVGAYFDCSNMLKYGVPAATWIRQLGKRMLKFDFKGYSITKAKAAKDEWKGFAVGIGEGDEDWPEILKACGEVGYNTWATAEVAGGDEKWLADVSARMDKILELKS, encoded by the coding sequence ATGACCACCCGCCGCGCGTTCCTCCGTGCGACCGCCGGGGCGACGTTCGTTGCCGCGACCGGAATCGCGTTCGCAGAAGACAAGCCCGCCAAACCGAAGCTCAAGAAGGCCGTGAAATACGGCATGATGAGCGGCATCAAGGGCTCGCCCACGGACAAGTTCAACGCGATCAAGAAGTTCGGCTTCCAAGGCGTCGAGATTGACAGCCCGAGCGGGTTGAAACTGGACGAGGTCGTCGCTGCCCGTGACGCCACCGGCATCCTCATCCACGGCGTCATCGACTCGGTCCACTGGAACAAGACGCTTTCCAACCCGGACGAAAAAGTCCGCGCCGAAGGGTTAGCCGCCCTCCGCGGCGCCCTCAAGGACGCCAAGACAGTCGGGGCCGACACGGCCTTGCTCGTACCCGGCGTCGTGAACAAGGACGTCACTTACGAGCAGTGTTGGGAGCGCTCGACGGCCGAGGTGAAAAAGGCTCTGGAAGACGCCGAGAAGGCCGGCGTGAAGATCGCGATCGAAGTCGTCTGGAACAACTTCATCACCAAACCCGAGCAACTCGTCGAATACATCGACCAGTTCAAATCGCCGTGGGTCGGCGCCTACTTCGATTGCAGCAACATGCTCAAATACGGCGTCCCGGCCGCGACGTGGATTCGCCAGCTTGGCAAGCGGATGCTCAAGTTCGACTTCAAGGGCTACAGCATCACGAAGGCGAAAGCCGCCAAGGACGAATGGAAGGGGTTCGCGGTCGGCATCGGCGAGGGCGACGAGGACTGGCCCGAAATTCTGAAAGCGTGCGGCGAAGTCGGGTACAACACCTGGGCGACGGCCGAAGTCGCCGGCGGCGACGAAAAGTGGCTCGCCGACGTGTCCGCCCGGATGGACAAGATTTTGGAATTGAAGAGCTGA
- the ruvX gene encoding Holliday junction resolvase RuvX: protein MSEPTPPAAVNQVPFPSRGRVIGVDFGSVRIGLAVCDADRIISSPHQTYERRGPDADTAYFRKLAAAEGAVGFVVGLAILLNGDEGPKAKECRAFGAWLGQVTSLPVAFWDERFTTAAAEDSLLSAGLTNKKRKGRRDRVAAQLILQAFLDAGCPSGT, encoded by the coding sequence GTGAGCGAGCCCACACCGCCCGCGGCTGTTAACCAGGTTCCGTTCCCGTCGCGCGGCCGAGTCATCGGCGTAGACTTCGGTAGCGTGCGCATCGGGCTCGCCGTCTGCGATGCGGATCGGATCATTAGTTCGCCGCATCAGACCTACGAGAGGCGAGGTCCGGACGCCGACACGGCTTATTTCCGGAAATTGGCCGCGGCCGAGGGCGCGGTCGGCTTCGTGGTCGGGCTGGCGATCTTGTTGAACGGCGACGAGGGTCCGAAAGCAAAGGAATGTCGGGCGTTCGGGGCGTGGCTGGGTCAGGTCACGTCGCTGCCGGTCGCGTTCTGGGACGAGCGATTCACGACGGCCGCGGCCGAGGATTCGTTGCTGAGCGCTGGGCTAACGAACAAGAAGCGTAAGGGCCGACGCGATCGGGTGGCCGCGCAACTGATTCTGCAAGCGTTTCTCGACGCCGGTTGCCCGAGTGGGACATAG
- a CDS encoding mannose-1-phosphate guanylyltransferase: MLHAMIMAGGGGTRFWPRSRDHLPKQFLTFSGNRTLLQETVDRISAQVPPERTWVITGAKHVDLTREQLPNVPPDQIVGEPFRRDTAACIGLGAALIAQNDPAATMIVMPADHHIEPEREFQRAIHAAEQFAIDYPGALLTFGIPPTEPATGYGYIQRGTVLGERQSVSIAQAKAFKEKPDLEVARQFVEAGDFYWNSGIFVWKTAAILSELRRLKPAMYAAIERITEAWNGATRDEVFRREYDSIEKKSIDYAVMQDAEQVLVMHAPFHWDDVGSWLALERRNPQDAQGNTLQGSHVGIDTQNCVVVSDGDGVVTTIGVNNLIIIKSGSSVLVADRKDEGRVKEIVEQLQKLGWNHHL; this comes from the coding sequence ATGTTGCACGCGATGATTATGGCCGGCGGTGGCGGGACGCGTTTTTGGCCGCGGAGCCGCGACCATTTGCCGAAGCAATTTCTTACCTTCTCGGGCAACCGGACTCTTCTTCAAGAAACGGTCGACCGGATTTCGGCTCAAGTTCCGCCCGAACGGACCTGGGTGATTACCGGGGCCAAGCACGTCGACCTGACGCGCGAACAACTCCCGAACGTGCCGCCGGACCAGATCGTGGGCGAACCGTTCCGCCGGGACACGGCCGCCTGCATCGGCCTGGGCGCGGCGCTCATCGCCCAGAACGACCCGGCCGCCACGATGATCGTCATGCCGGCCGACCACCACATCGAGCCGGAGCGCGAGTTCCAGCGGGCGATCCACGCGGCCGAGCAGTTCGCGATCGATTACCCCGGTGCCCTGCTGACGTTCGGCATCCCACCCACCGAACCGGCCACCGGCTACGGCTACATCCAGAGGGGAACCGTCCTCGGCGAGCGCCAGAGCGTGTCGATCGCCCAGGCCAAAGCGTTCAAGGAAAAGCCGGATCTGGAGGTCGCCCGGCAGTTCGTCGAAGCCGGGGATTTTTACTGGAATAGTGGCATTTTCGTCTGGAAGACGGCCGCCATTTTAAGCGAACTCCGGCGCCTCAAGCCGGCCATGTACGCGGCCATCGAGCGGATCACCGAAGCGTGGAACGGCGCCACGCGGGACGAAGTGTTCCGCCGGGAATACGACTCGATCGAGAAGAAAAGCATCGACTACGCGGTCATGCAGGACGCCGAGCAAGTCCTCGTGATGCACGCGCCGTTCCACTGGGACGACGTCGGGAGCTGGCTCGCGCTCGAACGCCGTAACCCGCAAGACGCTCAGGGGAACACACTCCAGGGTTCCCACGTCGGGATCGACACCCAAAACTGCGTGGTCGTCTCCGACGGCGACGGTGTGGTGACGACGATCGGGGTGAATAACCTCATCATCATCAAGTCGGGGTCGTCCGTCCTGGTCGCCGACCGCAAGGACGAGGGCCGGGTTAAGGAGATCGTGGAACAACTCCAGAAGCTCGGCTGGAATCATCACCTGTGA
- a CDS encoding UTP--glucose-1-phosphate uridylyltransferase — translation MTDAPDDLIRRLRHHGQEHVLTGWDGLSASERAALVAELAAIDVAELEALYRKRDEPLSVLPPRDRIAPLPVESGDELAAAVETGRDALRRGAVAVLLVAGGQGSRLGTKAPKGTFPVGPVTDATLFEIHAEKVLALSRKYRMPVPFLVMTSPATHADTEAFFREHQFFGLARDQVTFFQQGTMPALDLATGKLLLEKPGSLFLSPNGHGGTLTALADTGLLADIKSRGVKHVFYFQVDNPLVAIADPAFVGRHIQTGSEASSKVVFKEQPGEKVGVLALIDGRCGIIEYSDLPAEMAAERGADGNLAFRAGSPAIHVFSVPFLERVTAGAGRLAYHVAKKKVPYFDPATKQVISPEKENALKFEMFIFDALPAADKWLAVSTRRDDEFAPLKNATGPDSPETVRRAISDRAARWLVHAGATVPKDANLPLEISPLYALDADECAAKLPRDFRVTGPLVLKE, via the coding sequence ATGACCGACGCACCGGACGATTTGATCCGCCGACTCCGCCACCACGGACAAGAACACGTCTTGACCGGATGGGACGGTCTGAGCGCCAGCGAGCGGGCCGCGCTTGTCGCGGAACTCGCCGCAATAGACGTGGCCGAACTGGAGGCGCTATACCGCAAACGCGACGAGCCGTTGAGCGTACTTCCGCCCCGCGACCGGATCGCACCGCTCCCTGTCGAGTCCGGCGACGAGTTGGCCGCGGCGGTCGAGACCGGCCGCGATGCCCTTCGCCGGGGCGCGGTGGCGGTGCTGCTCGTGGCAGGGGGACAAGGGAGTCGACTCGGGACGAAGGCGCCGAAGGGCACGTTCCCGGTCGGCCCGGTGACGGACGCGACCCTTTTCGAGATTCACGCGGAGAAGGTTCTTGCGCTGTCGCGGAAGTACAGGATGCCGGTCCCGTTTCTGGTCATGACCAGCCCGGCCACGCACGCGGACACCGAGGCGTTCTTTCGCGAACACCAATTCTTTGGCCTTGCTCGCGATCAGGTGACGTTCTTCCAACAGGGCACGATGCCCGCGCTCGATTTGGCGACCGGCAAATTGTTGCTGGAGAAGCCGGGCAGTCTGTTCCTGAGCCCGAACGGCCACGGCGGAACGCTGACCGCGCTCGCAGATACCGGGCTCCTCGCGGACATCAAATCGCGGGGGGTGAAGCACGTCTTTTACTTCCAGGTCGACAACCCGCTCGTCGCCATCGCCGACCCGGCGTTCGTCGGCCGACACATCCAGACGGGGTCTGAAGCCTCGTCCAAGGTCGTGTTCAAGGAGCAACCGGGCGAGAAGGTAGGCGTTCTGGCACTGATCGACGGGCGGTGTGGAATCATTGAATACTCGGACCTACCGGCCGAGATGGCGGCGGAGCGCGGTGCGGACGGCAACCTGGCGTTCCGCGCCGGCAGCCCCGCGATTCACGTCTTCAGCGTCCCTTTCCTGGAGCGGGTGACGGCCGGTGCCGGTCGGTTGGCGTACCACGTCGCGAAGAAGAAAGTTCCCTATTTTGACCCGGCGACAAAACAGGTCATTTCGCCAGAAAAAGAAAATGCACTCAAGTTCGAAATGTTCATTTTCGATGCACTACCGGCAGCCGATAAATGGTTGGCGGTGAGTACGCGCCGGGATGACGAGTTCGCCCCGCTCAAAAACGCGACCGGGCCGGACTCGCCCGAAACGGTACGCCGGGCGATCTCGGACCGGGCCGCGCGGTGGCTAGTACATGCGGGTGCGACGGTCCCGAAGGACGCGAACCTGCCGCTCGAAATCAGCCCGCTTTACGCGCTGGATGCGGACGAGTGTGCCGCGAAATTGCCCCGCGACTTCCGAGTCACCGGGCCACTGGTTTTAAAGGAATAA
- a CDS encoding MBL fold metallo-hydrolase, with amino-acid sequence MDARRTFVFLGCGTSVGVPMIGCGCAVCRSSNPRNHRTRSSVLLQLPGGNLLIDTSPELRLQFVRENIPIAHAVVYTHYHADHLFGLDDVRTFPKVLGGPLPLYCAADVEKVIRHTFDYAFRPEDHVLAQGMLLPKLELRSITSAPFEALGQKVVPIPLIHGRFRVFGFRFGDVAYCTDVSTIPDESWPLLAGVRVLVIDALKPGDPHPAHMNLDQALDVVARVRPEQTYLTHMSHHMDYDELVGSLPKGVAPAYDGLRFDF; translated from the coding sequence ATGGACGCTCGGCGCACGTTTGTTTTTCTCGGGTGCGGCACCTCCGTGGGGGTGCCGATGATCGGGTGCGGGTGCGCGGTCTGCCGCTCGAGTAACCCGCGAAACCACCGCACCCGCAGCTCGGTGTTGCTCCAGTTGCCCGGCGGCAACCTGCTCATCGATACGTCGCCGGAGTTACGGCTCCAGTTCGTTCGCGAAAACATTCCGATCGCACACGCCGTCGTGTACACCCACTACCACGCCGATCACCTGTTCGGCCTGGACGACGTCCGCACGTTTCCCAAGGTTCTCGGCGGCCCGCTGCCTCTGTATTGTGCCGCGGACGTCGAGAAGGTGATTCGTCATACGTTCGATTATGCTTTCCGGCCGGAAGACCACGTCTTGGCCCAGGGGATGCTTTTGCCGAAGCTGGAACTCCGCTCGATTACTTCCGCCCCGTTTGAAGCACTGGGGCAGAAAGTAGTGCCGATTCCCCTGATTCACGGCCGGTTCCGCGTGTTCGGGTTCCGCTTCGGCGACGTGGCGTATTGCACGGACGTGAGTACGATTCCGGACGAAAGTTGGCCGCTGCTCGCCGGCGTCCGGGTGTTGGTCATTGACGCCCTCAAGCCCGGCGACCCGCACCCCGCGCACATGAATCTCGACCAGGCGCTCGACGTAGTCGCCCGGGTTCGTCCCGAGCAGACGTATTTGACGCACATGTCGCACCACATGGATTACGACGAACTCGTCGGCTCTTTGCCCAAGGGCGTGGCCCCGGCGTATGACGGGCTCCGATTCGACTTTTGA
- a CDS encoding MFS transporter gives MNGVPDHKPADAPGLNDKILFWASFLTLIAAGIGFSVRGVILGDWGSQFGFTQSELGTITGGGLAGFGLAIIFFSFCADRFGYGKLMLVAFLFHGSSAVVTLAAVPVYATYGKAGAFMCLNIGAWLFSFGNGTCEAVINPLTATLFPRNKTHWLNILHAGWPLGLILGVLITLGYEQAGTPIRWELKYAAFVLPVLLYGLLMFNRPFPKSEASTAGVSMSDMMGQVGMIGMAIAAALFGLLLSQQIPAILAKVGIVVPGWTGWAIAGVVWLGYTAASRFALGSIVLAFLYLMHAMVGYVELGTDSWITNITTRVLKSGTNAQLAFVWTNLLMFTLRFFAGPIVHRINPIGLLVVSATLGSLGLLLLGLPFTDSVWPWVAAVTVYGIGKTFYWPTLLGVISERFPKGGALALGISGGIGMLSAGLLGGPGIGYKQDHFAVEKLKETSPETYDRYMARGDDGKPSESGFPLLTEFAPQTAPLVAGLDNGKLKVFDDYAGYLGKVEAAKKAGKELPTGPKTTLEGDLETLRKEKTAGKLVEPALEKELTARETWWIEKGQPNYTTDEKYLGPNVGNARDYGGKTALLYTAAVPAALAVGFLLLFFYFVAIGGYKQVHIDDKH, from the coding sequence GTGAACGGCGTTCCAGACCACAAACCGGCCGACGCACCCGGGTTGAACGACAAGATCCTCTTTTGGGCCAGTTTCCTGACCCTGATCGCCGCCGGCATCGGCTTCTCGGTGCGCGGTGTGATTCTTGGCGACTGGGGATCTCAGTTCGGGTTCACTCAAAGCGAACTGGGAACCATCACCGGGGGCGGGCTGGCGGGGTTCGGTCTCGCGATCATTTTCTTCAGTTTCTGTGCCGACCGGTTCGGGTACGGAAAGTTGATGCTCGTCGCATTCCTATTCCACGGGTCATCTGCCGTAGTGACCCTCGCCGCCGTCCCAGTGTACGCCACTTACGGGAAAGCGGGGGCGTTTATGTGCCTGAACATCGGGGCGTGGCTGTTTTCCTTCGGCAACGGGACGTGTGAGGCGGTCATCAACCCTCTCACCGCTACCCTGTTCCCGCGGAACAAGACTCACTGGCTGAACATTCTGCACGCCGGGTGGCCGCTCGGGCTGATCCTCGGGGTACTCATTACCCTCGGGTACGAACAGGCCGGCACGCCGATTCGGTGGGAATTGAAGTACGCGGCGTTTGTGCTTCCCGTTCTGCTGTACGGCTTACTGATGTTCAACCGCCCGTTCCCGAAGTCGGAAGCGTCGACCGCCGGCGTGTCCATGTCGGACATGATGGGGCAAGTCGGGATGATCGGCATGGCGATCGCCGCCGCGCTCTTCGGGTTGTTGCTGAGCCAGCAGATCCCGGCCATCCTCGCGAAGGTCGGGATCGTCGTGCCGGGTTGGACCGGGTGGGCCATCGCGGGCGTCGTCTGGTTGGGGTATACCGCAGCGAGCCGGTTCGCGCTGGGTAGCATCGTACTCGCCTTCCTCTACCTGATGCACGCGATGGTCGGGTACGTCGAACTCGGGACGGACAGCTGGATCACGAACATCACCACCCGGGTGTTGAAGAGCGGGACCAACGCCCAGTTGGCGTTCGTATGGACCAACCTGTTGATGTTCACCCTGCGGTTCTTCGCCGGTCCGATCGTTCACCGGATCAACCCGATCGGGTTGCTAGTCGTCAGCGCCACGTTGGGAAGCCTGGGATTGCTGCTCCTCGGCTTGCCGTTCACCGATTCCGTGTGGCCCTGGGTGGCGGCCGTTACCGTGTACGGGATCGGCAAGACGTTCTACTGGCCGACGCTACTCGGGGTCATCTCCGAACGATTCCCCAAGGGCGGGGCCCTGGCACTCGGGATCAGTGGGGGCATCGGGATGTTGTCCGCCGGGTTGCTCGGCGGGCCCGGGATCGGGTACAAGCAGGACCACTTCGCGGTCGAGAAACTCAAGGAAACGTCCCCGGAGACGTACGACAGGTACATGGCCCGGGGCGACGACGGCAAGCCGTCCGAAAGCGGCTTCCCGCTCCTCACCGAGTTCGCGCCGCAAACCGCCCCGTTGGTCGCCGGTCTGGACAACGGCAAGTTGAAGGTGTTCGACGACTACGCCGGGTACCTCGGCAAGGTCGAGGCGGCCAAGAAAGCGGGTAAAGAACTTCCGACCGGGCCTAAGACCACCCTCGAGGGCGACCTCGAAACGCTGCGCAAGGAGAAGACGGCGGGCAAGCTGGTCGAGCCGGCGCTGGAAAAAGAGTTGACCGCCCGGGAAACGTGGTGGATCGAGAAGGGGCAGCCGAATTACACCACCGACGAGAAATACCTCGGCCCGAACGTCGGGAACGCGCGGGACTACGGCGGCAAGACCGCCCTCCTCTACACCGCCGCGGTCCCCGCCGCGCTCGCCGTCGGCTTCCTGCTCCTGTTCTTCTACTTCGTCGCCATCGGCGGCTACAAGCAAGTTCACATCGACGACAAGCACTAA